In Drosophila subpulchrella strain 33 F10 #4 breed RU33 chromosome 3R, RU_Dsub_v1.1 Primary Assembly, whole genome shotgun sequence, the following are encoded in one genomic region:
- the LOC119556369 gene encoding serine protease snake isoform X2: MADSKRLCVYIAICVLSGGFQVKGQWEFPNQPTDPNQNPNPEPDPTRPPPPPPPPPPCGRPPPGPPPPGPPPPGPPPGCPEGPPPRPPPRHGENGPRRWQPRRPPPNHHMNFHNIFLNMERKVDEENFNKTAETEDLHDDFNGRSIVAPGQYPHMAALGFRNENQEIDYKCGGSLISENFVLTAAHCLTTHGTAPDVVKIGDIKLKEWENDVAPQRRRVKKIYLHPLYNSTLNYHDIGLIELNRPVEYTWFVKPARLWPKNEIPYGKLHTMGYGSTGFAQPQTNILTELDLSVVPIDQCNTSLPADESTPQGILTSQICAHDYEKNRDTCQGDSGGPLQLNLERRRRRHRSRRHYRYYLVGITSYGAYCRSEFPGVYTRVSSYIDWIASIVWPTYYSEFTNQ; the protein is encoded by the exons ATGGCGGATTCGAAGCGACTTTGTGTTTATATAGCAATTTGTGTGCTGTCTGGCGGATTTCAAGTGAAGGGACAGTGGGAATTTCCTAATCAGCCTACGGATCCGAACCAAAATCCCAATCCAGAGCCGGATCCAACCAG AccgccaccgccaccacctcctcctccgcccTGTGGACGGCCACCACCGGGACCTCCGCCACCGGGTCCACCTCCTCCGGGGCCGCCACCCGGTTGCCCTGAAGGTCCGCCACCACGCCCGCCACCTCGTCACGGGGAAAATGGCCCCAGACGATGGCAACCCCGTCGTCCGCCGCCCAATCATCATATGAACTTCCACAACATCTTCCTAAACATGGAGCGTAAGGTGGACGAGGAGAACTTCAACAAGACCGCGGAGACGGAGGATTTGCATGATGACTTCAATGGGCGATCCATTGTGGCACCTGGACAGTACCCACACATG GCCGCTCTGGGATTCCGGAATGAGAACCAGGAGATCGACTACAAGTGCGGAGGCAGCCTTATCAGTGAGAACTTTGTGCTCACCGCCGCTCACTGTCTTACTACTCACGG AACCGCTCCCGATGTGGTAAAAATCGGAGACATTAAGCTAAAGGAATGGGAGAACGACGTGGCCCCTCAAAGACGACGGGTTAAGAAAATTTATCTGCACCCGCTGTACAACTCGACTCTTAACTACCATGACATCGGACTTATCGAATTGAACAGACCTGTGGAGTACACCTGGTTTGTGAAGCCCGCCCGGTTGTGGCCTAAAAATGAGATACCCTACGGCAAGCTGCACACCATGGGATATGGATCGACAGGATTCGCCCAGCCGCAGACCAACATCCTCACGGAACTCGATCTGTCGGTGGTGCCAATTGATCAGTGCAATACCAGTCTGCCCGCCGATGAAAGTACTCCCCAGGGAATACTCACGAGTCAGATTTGCGCCCATGACTATGAGAAAAATAGGGATACTTGTCAG GGCGATTCCGGAGGACCACTTCAATTGAACTTGGAGCGACGAAGACGCCGGCACAGAAGCCGCAGGCATTATCGCTACTACCTCGTGGGAATCACATCTTATGGAGCCTATTGTCGCAGTGAATTCCCCG GTGTTTACACGCGCGTTTCTTCATATATCGACTGGATAGCATCTATAGTGTGGCCCACTTACTATAGCGAGTTTACTAATCAATAA
- the LOC119556369 gene encoding serine protease snake isoform X1, which produces MADSKRLCVYIAICVLSGGFQVKGQWEFPNQPTDPNQNPNPEPDPTRWDFNNYNSNGYNGQWSPGYSNNYGYYRPPPPPPPPPPCGRPPPGPPPPGPPPPGPPPGCPEGPPPRPPPRHGENGPRRWQPRRPPPNHHMNFHNIFLNMERKVDEENFNKTAETEDLHDDFNGRSIVAPGQYPHMAALGFRNENQEIDYKCGGSLISENFVLTAAHCLTTHGTAPDVVKIGDIKLKEWENDVAPQRRRVKKIYLHPLYNSTLNYHDIGLIELNRPVEYTWFVKPARLWPKNEIPYGKLHTMGYGSTGFAQPQTNILTELDLSVVPIDQCNTSLPADESTPQGILTSQICAHDYEKNRDTCQGDSGGPLQLNLERRRRRHRSRRHYRYYLVGITSYGAYCRSEFPGVYTRVSSYIDWIASIVWPTYYSEFTNQ; this is translated from the exons ATGGCGGATTCGAAGCGACTTTGTGTTTATATAGCAATTTGTGTGCTGTCTGGCGGATTTCAAGTGAAGGGACAGTGGGAATTTCCTAATCAGCCTACGGATCCGAACCAAAATCCCAATCCAGAGCCGGATCCAACCAGGTGGGACTTCAACAACTACAATAGCAACGGTTACAACGGTCAGTGGTCGCCGGGTTACTCTAACAACTACGGATATTATAGAccgccaccgccaccacctcctcctccgcccTGTGGACGGCCACCACCGGGACCTCCGCCACCGGGTCCACCTCCTCCGGGGCCGCCACCCGGTTGCCCTGAAGGTCCGCCACCACGCCCGCCACCTCGTCACGGGGAAAATGGCCCCAGACGATGGCAACCCCGTCGTCCGCCGCCCAATCATCATATGAACTTCCACAACATCTTCCTAAACATGGAGCGTAAGGTGGACGAGGAGAACTTCAACAAGACCGCGGAGACGGAGGATTTGCATGATGACTTCAATGGGCGATCCATTGTGGCACCTGGACAGTACCCACACATG GCCGCTCTGGGATTCCGGAATGAGAACCAGGAGATCGACTACAAGTGCGGAGGCAGCCTTATCAGTGAGAACTTTGTGCTCACCGCCGCTCACTGTCTTACTACTCACGG AACCGCTCCCGATGTGGTAAAAATCGGAGACATTAAGCTAAAGGAATGGGAGAACGACGTGGCCCCTCAAAGACGACGGGTTAAGAAAATTTATCTGCACCCGCTGTACAACTCGACTCTTAACTACCATGACATCGGACTTATCGAATTGAACAGACCTGTGGAGTACACCTGGTTTGTGAAGCCCGCCCGGTTGTGGCCTAAAAATGAGATACCCTACGGCAAGCTGCACACCATGGGATATGGATCGACAGGATTCGCCCAGCCGCAGACCAACATCCTCACGGAACTCGATCTGTCGGTGGTGCCAATTGATCAGTGCAATACCAGTCTGCCCGCCGATGAAAGTACTCCCCAGGGAATACTCACGAGTCAGATTTGCGCCCATGACTATGAGAAAAATAGGGATACTTGTCAG GGCGATTCCGGAGGACCACTTCAATTGAACTTGGAGCGACGAAGACGCCGGCACAGAAGCCGCAGGCATTATCGCTACTACCTCGTGGGAATCACATCTTATGGAGCCTATTGTCGCAGTGAATTCCCCG GTGTTTACACGCGCGTTTCTTCATATATCGACTGGATAGCATCTATAGTGTGGCCCACTTACTATAGCGAGTTTACTAATCAATAA
- the LOC119556354 gene encoding serine protease snake isoform X1, giving the protein MIILWFLIVHLQLTCLHVLLQTQQIEALDALEIINYQTTKYTIPEVWGDQSTAEDEDALETEEEESYLKFGDDGEVRTAVSEGLPEGAFCRRSFDGRSGYCILAYQCLHVIREYRVHGTRIDICTHRNNVPVICCPLADKHVLAQRISVTKCQEYNAATRRLQLADTGRTFSGKQCVPSVPLIVGGTPTRHGLFPHMAALGWTQGSGSGSKDVDIKWGCGGALVSELYVLTAAHCATSGSKPPDMVRLGARQLNVTSSAQQDIKILIIVLHPKYRSSAYYHDIALLKLTRRARLSEQVRPACLWQLPELQIPTVVAAGWGRTEFLGAKSNVLRQVELDVIPQMSCKQIYRKERRLPRGIIEGQFCAGYLPGGRDTCQGDSGGPLHAVLPEYNCVAFVVGITSFGKFCAAPNAPGVYTRLYSYLDWIEKIAFKQH; this is encoded by the exons ATGATAATACTTTGGTTCCTAATCGTACATCTTCAATTGACGTGCCTGCATGTGCTCCTGCAAACTCAGCAAATTGAGG CTCTCGATGCCCTTGAAATAATCAATTACCAGACCACCAAGTACACAATCCCCGAAGTTTGGGGAGATCAATCAACTGCTGAAGATGAAGATGCCCTGGAAACGGAAGAGGAAGAGAGTTACCTGAAGTTCGGCGACGATGGGGAGGTAAGGACCGCGGTTTCCGAAGGACTTCCCGAGGGTGCCTTCTGCCGCCGGAGCTTCGATGGCCGAAGTGGCTACTGCATCCTGGCCTATCAGTGCCTCCACGTCATCCGGGAATATCGTGTGCATGGCACCCGCATCGACATCTGCACCCATCGGAACAATGTTCCGGTCATCTGTTGTCCTTTGGCGGATAAACATGTCCTGGCTCAGCGAATTAGTGTCACCA AATGCCAGGAATACAATGCTGCCACTAGGAGACTCCAATTGGCCGATACCGGACGCACTTTCTCCGGGAAGCAGTGCGTGCCCAGCGTTCCTTTAATAGTGGGTGGAACCCCCACCCGACACGGACTATTCCCCCACATGGCGGCTTTGGGATGGACACAGGGCAGTGGCAGTGGCTCCAAGGACGTGGACATAAAGTGGGGCTGTGGCGGTGCCCTGGTTAGCGAGCTGTATGTCCTGACAGCCGCCCATTGTGCCACCTCGGGTAG CAAGCCACCGGACATGGTTCGATTGGGTGCCCGCCAGTTGAACGTGACCAGCTCTGCCCAGCAGGACATAAAGATCCTGATCATCGTGCTGCATCCCAAGTACAGATCATCGGCCTATTACCATGACATTGCACTGCTCAAGTTGACCCGAAGGGCCAGGCTGTCGGAGCAAGTGCGTCCCGCCTGTCTGTGGCAACTGCCGGAGCTCCAGATACCCACCGTTGTGGCCGCCGGCTGGGGACGCACCGAGTTCCTGGGCGCCAAGTCGAATGTCCTGCGTCAGGTGGAGCTGGACGTGATTCCCCAGATGAGTTGCAAGCAAATCTACCGCAAGGAGCGCCGTCTGCCCAGGGGCATCATCGAGGGTCAATTCTGTGCGGGATATCTGCCCGGCGGCAGGGACACCTGCCAGGGTGACTCCGGTGGACCACTGCATGCCGTCCTGCCGGAATACAACTGCGTGGCCTTTGTGGTGGGCATCACCTCCTTTGGCAAATTCTGTGCCGCTCCCAATGCCCCTGGTGTTTACACCAGGCTGTACAGCTACTTGGATTGGATCGAGAAGATTGCCTTCAAGCAGCACTGA
- the LOC119556354 gene encoding serine protease snake isoform X3 has translation MIILWFLIVHLQLTCLHVLLQTQQIEALDALEIINYQTTKYTIPEVWGDQSTAEDEDALETEEEESYLKFGDDGEVRTAVSEGLPEGAFCRRSFDGRSGYCILAYQCLHVIREYRVHGTRIDICTHRNNVPVICCPLADKHVLAQRISVTKCQEYNAATRRLQLADTGRTFSGKQCVPSVPLIVGGTPTRHGLFPHMAALGWTQGSGSGSKDVDIKWGCGGALVSELYVLTAAHCATSASHRTWFDWVPAS, from the exons ATGATAATACTTTGGTTCCTAATCGTACATCTTCAATTGACGTGCCTGCATGTGCTCCTGCAAACTCAGCAAATTGAGG CTCTCGATGCCCTTGAAATAATCAATTACCAGACCACCAAGTACACAATCCCCGAAGTTTGGGGAGATCAATCAACTGCTGAAGATGAAGATGCCCTGGAAACGGAAGAGGAAGAGAGTTACCTGAAGTTCGGCGACGATGGGGAGGTAAGGACCGCGGTTTCCGAAGGACTTCCCGAGGGTGCCTTCTGCCGCCGGAGCTTCGATGGCCGAAGTGGCTACTGCATCCTGGCCTATCAGTGCCTCCACGTCATCCGGGAATATCGTGTGCATGGCACCCGCATCGACATCTGCACCCATCGGAACAATGTTCCGGTCATCTGTTGTCCTTTGGCGGATAAACATGTCCTGGCTCAGCGAATTAGTGTCACCA AATGCCAGGAATACAATGCTGCCACTAGGAGACTCCAATTGGCCGATACCGGACGCACTTTCTCCGGGAAGCAGTGCGTGCCCAGCGTTCCTTTAATAGTGGGTGGAACCCCCACCCGACACGGACTATTCCCCCACATGGCGGCTTTGGGATGGACACAGGGCAGTGGCAGTGGCTCCAAGGACGTGGACATAAAGTGGGGCTGTGGCGGTGCCCTGGTTAGCGAGCTGTATGTCCTGACAGCCGCCCATTGTGCCACCTCGG CAAGCCACCGGACATGGTTCGATTGGGTGCCCGCCAGTTGA
- the LOC119556354 gene encoding serine protease snake isoform X2, whose protein sequence is MCSCKLSKLRTTKYTIPEVWGDQSTAEDEDALETEEEESYLKFGDDGEVRTAVSEGLPEGAFCRRSFDGRSGYCILAYQCLHVIREYRVHGTRIDICTHRNNVPVICCPLADKHVLAQRISVTKCQEYNAATRRLQLADTGRTFSGKQCVPSVPLIVGGTPTRHGLFPHMAALGWTQGSGSGSKDVDIKWGCGGALVSELYVLTAAHCATSGSKPPDMVRLGARQLNVTSSAQQDIKILIIVLHPKYRSSAYYHDIALLKLTRRARLSEQVRPACLWQLPELQIPTVVAAGWGRTEFLGAKSNVLRQVELDVIPQMSCKQIYRKERRLPRGIIEGQFCAGYLPGGRDTCQGDSGGPLHAVLPEYNCVAFVVGITSFGKFCAAPNAPGVYTRLYSYLDWIEKIAFKQH, encoded by the exons ATGTGCTCCTGCAAACTCAGCAAATTGAGG ACCACCAAGTACACAATCCCCGAAGTTTGGGGAGATCAATCAACTGCTGAAGATGAAGATGCCCTGGAAACGGAAGAGGAAGAGAGTTACCTGAAGTTCGGCGACGATGGGGAGGTAAGGACCGCGGTTTCCGAAGGACTTCCCGAGGGTGCCTTCTGCCGCCGGAGCTTCGATGGCCGAAGTGGCTACTGCATCCTGGCCTATCAGTGCCTCCACGTCATCCGGGAATATCGTGTGCATGGCACCCGCATCGACATCTGCACCCATCGGAACAATGTTCCGGTCATCTGTTGTCCTTTGGCGGATAAACATGTCCTGGCTCAGCGAATTAGTGTCACCA AATGCCAGGAATACAATGCTGCCACTAGGAGACTCCAATTGGCCGATACCGGACGCACTTTCTCCGGGAAGCAGTGCGTGCCCAGCGTTCCTTTAATAGTGGGTGGAACCCCCACCCGACACGGACTATTCCCCCACATGGCGGCTTTGGGATGGACACAGGGCAGTGGCAGTGGCTCCAAGGACGTGGACATAAAGTGGGGCTGTGGCGGTGCCCTGGTTAGCGAGCTGTATGTCCTGACAGCCGCCCATTGTGCCACCTCGGGTAG CAAGCCACCGGACATGGTTCGATTGGGTGCCCGCCAGTTGAACGTGACCAGCTCTGCCCAGCAGGACATAAAGATCCTGATCATCGTGCTGCATCCCAAGTACAGATCATCGGCCTATTACCATGACATTGCACTGCTCAAGTTGACCCGAAGGGCCAGGCTGTCGGAGCAAGTGCGTCCCGCCTGTCTGTGGCAACTGCCGGAGCTCCAGATACCCACCGTTGTGGCCGCCGGCTGGGGACGCACCGAGTTCCTGGGCGCCAAGTCGAATGTCCTGCGTCAGGTGGAGCTGGACGTGATTCCCCAGATGAGTTGCAAGCAAATCTACCGCAAGGAGCGCCGTCTGCCCAGGGGCATCATCGAGGGTCAATTCTGTGCGGGATATCTGCCCGGCGGCAGGGACACCTGCCAGGGTGACTCCGGTGGACCACTGCATGCCGTCCTGCCGGAATACAACTGCGTGGCCTTTGTGGTGGGCATCACCTCCTTTGGCAAATTCTGTGCCGCTCCCAATGCCCCTGGTGTTTACACCAGGCTGTACAGCTACTTGGATTGGATCGAGAAGATTGCCTTCAAGCAGCACTGA
- the LOC119552067 gene encoding serine protease snake: MRSLNCLLFKIVFILASSFVSADYYYNGYEQRTPWNGEVSIDDYGNCHAHDRPLVGRCMSYEDCISAMRSLPRVTPLLCPSLWPVQLVCCPLGGHVNQEPLVSRSKEACSDAYPRDHYKRRRRRRNSDPNEEQVEVVEPIIQKRKQIEDFLAGGRSTLDNEHPYMCALGWPSCTNRLIHSDGSGQRRYSFNCGCVLIAPRFAITAAHCAELGGERPSVALIGGVELNSDRGQLIQIKRIIKHPDFDEDTLVNDLAVVKLTKRSYNPVACLWNEKTLPESPLTALGYGQTKFAGPQSNDLLQIKLHHLNVQQCQRHLQNDDKLVNGLGPGQLCAKDYSGKMDTCQGDSGGPLLLHQQERNHHDRIPYVVGITSFGGACATGEPGVYVRIVHYIQWIEQQVWE; this comes from the exons ATGAGGTCGCTAAATTGCTTGCTCTTTAAGATCGTGTTCATTTTAGCATCGTCATTTGTTTCGGCCGATTATTATTACAATGGTTATGAGCAGAGAACGCCTTGGAATGGAGAAGTTTCGATTGATGACTACGGAAATTGCCATGCCCACGATCGTCCTTTGGTTGGAAGATGTATGAGTTACGAGGATTGCATCAGTGCCATGCGATCCTTACCCCGAGTGACGCCCTTACTTTGCCCCTCCTTGTGGCCCGTTCAACTGGTATGTTGTCCCCTTGGCGGACATGTGAATCAGGAACCCTTGGTCTCAAGGAGTAAAGAAG CCTGTTCGGATGCCTATCCAAGAGATCATTATAAGCGCCGTCGACGTCGTCGAAATTCTGATCCTAAtgaagaacaagtggaagTAGTTGAGCCCATTATCCAAAAGCGCAAACAGATTGAAGATTTCCTGGCTGGTGGGAGATCCACCCTGGATAACGAGCATCCTTATATG TGTGCCCTCGGTTGGCCATCTTGCACGAATAGATTGATTCATTCGGACGGCTCAGGCCAGCGGAGATATTCGTTCAACTGTGGCTGCGTCTTGATTGCGCCACGGTTCGCCATAACGGCAGCCCACTGTGCCGAACTCGGCGG GGAACGCCCGTCGGTGGCGTTGATTGGTGGCGTTGAGCTGAACAGCGATCGCGGGCAGCTGATTCAAATCAAGCGGATTATCAAACACCCGGACTTCGATGAGGATACTTTGGTCAACGATTTGGCGGTGGTCAAATTAACCAAGAGATCCTACAATCCAGTGGCCTGCCTGTGGAACGAGAAAACCCTGCCCGAAAGCCCGCTAACTGCCCTGGGCTATGGACAAACCAAGTTCG cTGGCCCACAATCCAACGATCTGCTGCAAATAAAGCTTCACCACTTGAACGTTCAACAATGCCAGAGACATTTGCAAAACGATGACAAATTAGTTAATGGCTTGGGACCGGGACAACTATGCGCCAAGGATTACTCCGGCAAAATGGACACTTGTCAG GGAGATTCTGGAGGACCTTTGCTGCTCCACCAACAAGAGCGGAATCACCACGATAGGATTCCTTATGTGGTTGGAATAACTTCCTTTGGAGGTGCCTGTGCCACTGGAGAGCCCGGTGTTTATGTGAGAATAGTCCACTACATTCAGTGGATAGAGCAACAGGTGTGGGAATGA